The genomic stretch GTCGTGTAGTAAACCGGCGGCAACCGTCGTGCAGTCAACGTGCATTTGAGCTAATAGTAACGCCGTTGCTAAAGGATGCATGATATAGTCTTCACCAGACAATCTCTTTTGTCCGTGATGAGCGGCCATTGCAAAATCATAAGCTTTAGTAACGAGACCGATTTGTTTAGCGGTAAGGTCTGGATTTAAGGTTTTTAGCGTATCAATTATTTTGTTGTATTGTTGTTGTGGTGTCAGCATCGTAACGCTATTATAATATAAAACCGATTAAAATAAAAAACTGATCATTAGACTTGATCAGCTTTTTGATAATCACACTCATTATTGGAACATTTGATATTTTTGCCAGCTTGGAGAAGTAGTGATTGACACTTAGGGCAAGATTCACCAGTTGGTTTGTGCCAGAGAGCAAAATCACATTCGGGATAACGGTTACAACCATAAAACATTCTATTTCTTTTAGTTTTTTTACCGACAATTTTGCCTTGCTGGCAACGAGGACAAGTAATATTGGTTTCCTGGGAAGCCAAGGGTTTGGTAAATTTACAATCGGGATAGCCAGAGCAGGCTAAGAATTGACCAAAGCGTCCGCGTTTATCAACTAGCGGTTTGCTACATTCAGGACATAATTCGGTAGTAGTTGCTTGTTTGGCAGCATCGGCGTCGGTATTAATATTTTTGGTAAAACGACAAGTGGGGAAATTGCTGCAAGCAAGAAATTTACCGAAGCGAGCGTATTTGATAGCTAGTTTACCTTGGCATGACGGACAAATTTCTTCCGTAATTTCACTGGTATGTTTTTTTTCAACTTGGTCGTATTTTTGCGCCAGTAGTTCGGCGAAGGGATGGTAGAAGTCGGCAATGATTGGTTCCCACTTTTTTTCACCACGGGCGATTTCATCAAGTTCGTTTTCCATTTTCGCAGTAAAGCCATAGTCCACAACATTTGGGAAGTGTTGAATTAGCATATCATTAACCAAAATACCAATTTCCGTGGGTTTTAATTTTTTTTCTTCCCGCGTCACATAATTACGCTCAATAATTGTGGAAATAGTTGGCGCGTATGTCGATGGTCTACCAATACCTCTTTTTTCCAGTTGATTAACCAGACCAGCATCAGAATAGCGCGCTGGTGCCTTGGTGAAGTGTTGCTCGGTTTCAATCTCTTCGACAGTTAAGGGATCATTAACTTGATAGGGTGGTAAATTTTTATCTTGTTGAGGTAGTTGATAAATTTTTAGAAAACCGGGGAAGGTAATGACCTCGCCAGCTATAGTAAAGAAGAATTTTTGTTTAGTATCATTGACAGTCAAAGTAGTAATATTAATTTTAGCGGGCATCATTTGTGTTGCTACTGAGCGCGACCATATTAATTTATATAGTTTATATTGATTGCTGTTTAAATAATTTTTAATACTTTCTGGTGATAGTTCAACGTTAGCTGGCCTGATAGCCTCATGAGCTTCTTGAGCATTCTTGCTTTTGGTACGGTAATGTTGAGCAGTCGCTGGTAAATAGCTCGCTCCCAGCGTAGTTTTGATATAGTCGCGAGCTTCATTGATGAATTTATCACTCAAAAATTGGGAATCAGTACGCATGTAGGTAATTAGACCCTCAGCTTGGCCTGACCCAAGTTCTACACCTTCATATAGTTGTTGGGCTAACATCATGGTTTGTTTGGAGGAAAATCCATGTTTTCTATTAGCCTCTTGTTGTAGTAAGGAAGTAGTTAGTGGTGAAGGTTGGCGTTTTGTTTGTTCGCGACTTTGGAGATTGCCTATTTCGTAGGAAAGTTTTTCCAATTCCTTTTTTAGCTCTATTGCCTCTGTTTCTTTGGTCAAACTATTATATTTTAATTCTTGGCCATTACGATGAGTAAGTGGTGCTCGGATTTCACCATGGGCGCCGTTAAATTTACCAGTAATTTTCCAATACTCTTCTGCTTGAAAAGCTTGAATTTCTTTTTCCCGTTCCACGATTAAGCGTACGGCAACTGACTGTACACGACCAGCAGATAGGCCTTTAGCCACTTTTTGCCATAACCAGGGGGATAATTTATAGCCAACTAAACGATCCAAAATACGTCTAGCTTGTTGGGCGTCCACCATATTTAGATCTAATTCGCGGGGATTTTCTAGCGCTTTTTTTACTGCCGTGGCTGTTATTTCATGAAAAGCAACTCTTTTCGTTTGTTCGATTGGCAGCTTTAGAGCCTCGATTAAATGCCAGGCAATAGCCTCACCCTCACGGTCTTCGTCAGTTGCTAGATATACTTCTGTTTTACTACTAATTTTTTTCTTCAGATTCGTTACCACCTTTTTTGCTTTCAGTGGAATCAGGTAGCTCGGTTGAAAATTGTTTTCAACATCAATACCAAGTTTGCTTTTTGGCAAATCGCGGACGTGTCCATAGGATGATTCTACGATATAATCTTTAGACAAAAAACGACTAATTGTTTTAGCCTTGGTGGGGGATTCAACGATAATTAATTTCTTGTTCATATTTTTCTGTTTCTAAACATATTATATAAATGGATAACTGTCAAGCTAAACTTTAAAACTGGTACGATGCGTAAGGATGTATTTTTCATCAAACCAATGAGTACGAATTTCACCAGCTAAGTATAGAGAACCAGTGATAATTGCGGTATTATGTCGATGACAGTTAGTTAATAAAAACCGTAGTGCTGTTTGATTATCCCAAAAATAGCTGACCTTGGCTCGGCGATTTATTTTCTGAGCCAGCGTGGCAATAATTTGTGGATTTTGAGCTGCATGGGG from Candidatus Komeilibacteria bacterium CG_4_10_14_0_2_um_filter_37_10 encodes the following:
- a CDS encoding type I DNA topoisomerase, whose translation is MNKKLIIVESPTKAKTISRFLSKDYIVESSYGHVRDLPKSKLGIDVENNFQPSYLIPLKAKKVVTNLKKKISSKTEVYLATDEDREGEAIAWHLIEALKLPIEQTKRVAFHEITATAVKKALENPRELDLNMVDAQQARRILDRLVGYKLSPWLWQKVAKGLSAGRVQSVAVRLIVEREKEIQAFQAEEYWKITGKFNGAHGEIRAPLTHRNGQELKYNSLTKETEAIELKKELEKLSYEIGNLQSREQTKRQPSPLTTSLLQQEANRKHGFSSKQTMMLAQQLYEGVELGSGQAEGLITYMRTDSQFLSDKFINEARDYIKTTLGASYLPATAQHYRTKSKNAQEAHEAIRPANVELSPESIKNYLNSNQYKLYKLIWSRSVATQMMPAKINITTLTVNDTKQKFFFTIAGEVITFPGFLKIYQLPQQDKNLPPYQVNDPLTVEEIETEQHFTKAPARYSDAGLVNQLEKRGIGRPSTYAPTISTIIERNYVTREEKKLKPTEIGILVNDMLIQHFPNVVDYGFTAKMENELDEIARGEKKWEPIIADFYHPFAELLAQKYDQVEKKHTSEITEEICPSCQGKLAIKYARFGKFLACSNFPTCRFTKNINTDADAAKQATTTELCPECSKPLVDKRGRFGQFLACSGYPDCKFTKPLASQETNITCPRCQQGKIVGKKTKRNRMFYGCNRYPECDFALWHKPTGESCPKCQSLLLQAGKNIKCSNNECDYQKADQV